From a single Miscanthus floridulus cultivar M001 chromosome 8, ASM1932011v1, whole genome shotgun sequence genomic region:
- the LOC136471537 gene encoding E3 ubiquitin-protein ligase GW2-like isoform X3, whose product MGNRIGGRRKSGVEERFTRPQGLYEHKDIDQKKLRKLILEAKLAPCYPGADDAAAGGGDLEECPICFLYYPSLNRSKCCSKGICTECFLQMKPTHTARPTQCPFCKTPNYAVEYRGVKTKEERSIEQFEEQKVIEAQLRMRQKELQDEEAKMKRKQSRCSSSRTVTPTTEVEYRDICSTSFSVPSYQCTEQGNECCSSEPSCSSQANMRPFHSRHNRDDNVDMNLEDMMVMEAICRSIQSLAVHVFICYEISALSVFWISS is encoded by the exons ATGGGGAACCGGATAGGCGGGCGGCGCAAGTCCGGGGTGGAGGAGCGGTTCACGCGCCCGCAGGGGCTCTACGAGCACAAGGACATCGACCAGAAGAAGCTGCGCAAGCTGATCCTCGAGGCCAAGCTCGCGCCCTGCTACCCGGGCGCCGACGACGCCGCGGCCGGCGGAGGGGACCTCGAGGAGTGCCCCATCTGCTTCCTG TACTACCCAAGCCTCAACCGTTCAAAGTGTTGCTCAAAGGGGATATGTACAG AGTGTTTTCTTCAAATGAAACCGACTCATACTGCTCGGCCTACACA GTGCCCATTCTGCAAAACGCCCAATTATGCTGTGGAGTATCGTGGTGTGAAAACAAAGGAGGAAAGGAGCATAGAGCAGTTT GAAGAACAGAAAGTCATAGAAGCACAGTTGAGGATGCGCCAAAAAGAACTCCAAGATGAAGAAGCTAAAATGAAAAGAAAACAGAGCAGGTGTTCTTCTAGCAGAACAGTAACCCCAACAACAGAAGTTGAGTATCGAGATATTTGCAGCACATCCTTTTCAG TGCCATCATATCAATGTACTGAGCAAGGAAATGAATGCTGTTCATCTGAACCTTCATGCTCTAGCCAGGCTAACATGCGGCCTTTCCATTCTAGGCACAACCG TGATGATAATGTTGACATGAATCTGGAGGATATGATGGTTATGGAAGCAATTTGCCGTTCCATTCAG AGTTTGGCTGTTCATGTTTTCATTTGCTACGAAATCTCAGCTCTATCTGTGTTCTGGATATCAAGTTGA
- the LOC136471537 gene encoding E3 ubiquitin-protein ligase GW2-like isoform X2: MGNRIGGRRKSGVEERFTRPQGLYEHKDIDQKKLRKLILEAKLAPCYPGADDAAAGGGDLEECPICFLYYPSLNRSKCCSKGICTECFLQMKPTHTARPTQCPFCKTPNYAVEYRGVKTKEERSIEQFEEQKVIEAQLRMRQKELQDEEAKMKRKQSRCSSSRTVTPTTEVEYRDICSTSFSVPSYQCTEQGNECCSSEPSCSSQANMRPFHSRHNRDDNVDMNLEDMMVMEAICRSIQEQGHLVNPVCGSYFPVIEPPSRERQAFLPAAPLEMPHPGGYSCAVAALAEHQPASMDFSYMAGSSTYPVFDMIRRPCNMSSGSLCGVENSSLDTWSGIAPSCSREVVREEGECSTDHWSEGAEAGTSYAGSDIMADAGTMQPLPFAENFTMAPSHFRPESIEEQMMFSMAVSLAEAHHGRTQAQGLAWL; this comes from the exons ATGGGGAACCGGATAGGCGGGCGGCGCAAGTCCGGGGTGGAGGAGCGGTTCACGCGCCCGCAGGGGCTCTACGAGCACAAGGACATCGACCAGAAGAAGCTGCGCAAGCTGATCCTCGAGGCCAAGCTCGCGCCCTGCTACCCGGGCGCCGACGACGCCGCGGCCGGCGGAGGGGACCTCGAGGAGTGCCCCATCTGCTTCCTG TACTACCCAAGCCTCAACCGTTCAAAGTGTTGCTCAAAGGGGATATGTACAG AGTGTTTTCTTCAAATGAAACCGACTCATACTGCTCGGCCTACACA GTGCCCATTCTGCAAAACGCCCAATTATGCTGTGGAGTATCGTGGTGTGAAAACAAAGGAGGAAAGGAGCATAGAGCAGTTT GAAGAACAGAAAGTCATAGAAGCACAGTTGAGGATGCGCCAAAAAGAACTCCAAGATGAAGAAGCTAAAATGAAAAGAAAACAGAGCAGGTGTTCTTCTAGCAGAACAGTAACCCCAACAACAGAAGTTGAGTATCGAGATATTTGCAGCACATCCTTTTCAG TGCCATCATATCAATGTACTGAGCAAGGAAATGAATGCTGTTCATCTGAACCTTCATGCTCTAGCCAGGCTAACATGCGGCCTTTCCATTCTAGGCACAACCG TGATGATAATGTTGACATGAATCTGGAGGATATGATGGTTATGGAAGCAATTTGCCGTTCCATTCAG GAACAAGGACATCTAGTGAATCCTGTTTGTGGCAGCTACTTTCCTGTAATCGAACCACCATCACGTGAAAGGCAGGCATTTCTTCCAGCTGCTCCTCTAGAAATGCCTCATCCAGGTGGATATTCTTGTGCAGTTGCGGCTTTGGCTGAGCACCAGCCAGCAAGCATGGATTTCTCTTACATGGCTGGCAGTAGCACATACCCTGTCTTTGACATGATCCGGCGACCATGCAACATGTCCAGTGGAAGCTTGTGCGGGGTCGAGAACAGTTCACTAGACACCTGGAGCGGGATAGCACCAAGTTGCAGCAGAGAAGTGGTAAGAGAGGAGGGAGAGTGCTCAACTGACCACTGGTCGGAGGGTGCGGAGGCGGGAACAAGCTATGCCGGATCGGACATCATGGCGGATGCAGGGACCATGCAACCGTTGCCCTTCGCTGAGAATTTCACCATGGCTCCAAGCCACTTCCGCCCAGAGAGCATCGAGGAGCAGATGATGTTTTCCATGGCCGTGTCACTAGCAGAAGCTCATCATGGTAGGACGCAAGCGCAAGGGCTGGCATGGTTGTAA
- the LOC136471537 gene encoding E3 ubiquitin-protein ligase GW2-like isoform X1 yields MGNRIGGRRKSGVEERFTRPQGLYEHKDIDQKKLRKLILEAKLAPCYPGADDAAAGGGDLEECPICFLYYPSLNRSKCCSKGICTECFLQMKPTHTARPTQCPFCKTPNYAVEYRGVKTKEERSIEQFEEQKVIEAQLRMRQKELQDEEAKMKRKQSRCSSSRTVTPTTEVEYRDICSTSFSVPSYQCTEQGNECCSSEPSCSSQANMRPFHSRHNRDDNVDMNLEDMMVMEAICRSIQQEQGHLVNPVCGSYFPVIEPPSRERQAFLPAAPLEMPHPGGYSCAVAALAEHQPASMDFSYMAGSSTYPVFDMIRRPCNMSSGSLCGVENSSLDTWSGIAPSCSREVVREEGECSTDHWSEGAEAGTSYAGSDIMADAGTMQPLPFAENFTMAPSHFRPESIEEQMMFSMAVSLAEAHHGRTQAQGLAWL; encoded by the exons ATGGGGAACCGGATAGGCGGGCGGCGCAAGTCCGGGGTGGAGGAGCGGTTCACGCGCCCGCAGGGGCTCTACGAGCACAAGGACATCGACCAGAAGAAGCTGCGCAAGCTGATCCTCGAGGCCAAGCTCGCGCCCTGCTACCCGGGCGCCGACGACGCCGCGGCCGGCGGAGGGGACCTCGAGGAGTGCCCCATCTGCTTCCTG TACTACCCAAGCCTCAACCGTTCAAAGTGTTGCTCAAAGGGGATATGTACAG AGTGTTTTCTTCAAATGAAACCGACTCATACTGCTCGGCCTACACA GTGCCCATTCTGCAAAACGCCCAATTATGCTGTGGAGTATCGTGGTGTGAAAACAAAGGAGGAAAGGAGCATAGAGCAGTTT GAAGAACAGAAAGTCATAGAAGCACAGTTGAGGATGCGCCAAAAAGAACTCCAAGATGAAGAAGCTAAAATGAAAAGAAAACAGAGCAGGTGTTCTTCTAGCAGAACAGTAACCCCAACAACAGAAGTTGAGTATCGAGATATTTGCAGCACATCCTTTTCAG TGCCATCATATCAATGTACTGAGCAAGGAAATGAATGCTGTTCATCTGAACCTTCATGCTCTAGCCAGGCTAACATGCGGCCTTTCCATTCTAGGCACAACCG TGATGATAATGTTGACATGAATCTGGAGGATATGATGGTTATGGAAGCAATTTGCCGTTCCATTCAG CAGGAACAAGGACATCTAGTGAATCCTGTTTGTGGCAGCTACTTTCCTGTAATCGAACCACCATCACGTGAAAGGCAGGCATTTCTTCCAGCTGCTCCTCTAGAAATGCCTCATCCAGGTGGATATTCTTGTGCAGTTGCGGCTTTGGCTGAGCACCAGCCAGCAAGCATGGATTTCTCTTACATGGCTGGCAGTAGCACATACCCTGTCTTTGACATGATCCGGCGACCATGCAACATGTCCAGTGGAAGCTTGTGCGGGGTCGAGAACAGTTCACTAGACACCTGGAGCGGGATAGCACCAAGTTGCAGCAGAGAAGTGGTAAGAGAGGAGGGAGAGTGCTCAACTGACCACTGGTCGGAGGGTGCGGAGGCGGGAACAAGCTATGCCGGATCGGACATCATGGCGGATGCAGGGACCATGCAACCGTTGCCCTTCGCTGAGAATTTCACCATGGCTCCAAGCCACTTCCGCCCAGAGAGCATCGAGGAGCAGATGATGTTTTCCATGGCCGTGTCACTAGCAGAAGCTCATCATGGTAGGACGCAAGCGCAAGGGCTGGCATGGTTGTAA